The genomic window GGGGCAAGACCGCGATCAAGCAGGCCAAGCCCTACGTGGATGTGAACATCGCCGCCACCGGCGAGGCCAGCGGGTTCCGCGATATTCCGCCGCGTTCGCAATGGCAGCTGTCGGCCGATGCGGCCTATGTGCACATCACCGCCAACGAGACCATCCATGGCGTCGAATTCCGCGATGTGCCGGACGTTGGCGAGGTCCCGCTGATCGCCGATTTCAGCTCGTCGATTGCGTCCGAGCCGATTGATGTGTCGCGTTATGGCGTTATCTACGCCGGCGCGCAGAAGAACCTGGGCCCGGTCGGCATTGCCGTGGTCATCATTCGCCGCGATCTGCTGGCACGTGCTGGCCAGCCGCGCGCGGACATCTTTGATTACCGCTCGCACGTCGAGCGCGATTCCATGTTGAACACACCGCCGACCTGGAACTGGTATCTGGCCGGCTTGATGTTCAAGTGGATGCTGGCCCAGGGCGGTGTGGAAGCCTTCGCCAAGCTGAGCATGGCCAAGTCTTCCGCGGTCTATGAGGCCATCGACGGTTCGGGCGGCTTCTACCGCAATGAGGTGGCTTCGGCCGTGCGTTCGCGCATGAACATTCCGTTCTTCCTGCCCAGCGAAGAGCTCAACGCGCGTTTTGTCAGTGAGTCCAAGGCCGCCGGTCTGCTGGC from Stenotrophomonas nitritireducens includes these protein-coding regions:
- the serC gene encoding 3-phosphoserine/phosphohydroxythreonine transaminase → MTRAFNFSAGPAALPESVLRQAQAEMLEWNGVGASIVEISHRSADFMAVAAQAEADLRTLIGIPDDYAVLFLGGGATTQQALLPLNFASPGQRADYVVSGHWGKTAIKQAKPYVDVNIAATGEASGFRDIPPRSQWQLSADAAYVHITANETIHGVEFRDVPDVGEVPLIADFSSSIASEPIDVSRYGVIYAGAQKNLGPVGIAVVIIRRDLLARAGQPRADIFDYRSHVERDSMLNTPPTWNWYLAGLMFKWMLAQGGVEAFAKLSMAKSSAVYEAIDGSGGFYRNEVASAVRSRMNIPFFLPSEELNARFVSESKAAGLLALKGHKAVGGIRASLYNAMPLEGAQALAAFMRDFQQRNG